The Diospyros lotus cultivar Yz01 chromosome 11, ASM1463336v1, whole genome shotgun sequence region ATAGTCTTTTAAGAGGCTTTGTAGGcagttcttttattttatttcaactGAGGATTTCTTAAACCTTGATTTTAAGATCTCCGTTTCAAAATTAATCTTACACTATTTTCACCCAATTTTTGCACTTGTTTTATTGATACTTTCTCCAATGCCGCATCAAGTTGGTAGCCACTTGATCTCACTATTTGCCTTGATGAGAGGATCTTACAGCTGTGCCTAAAAGAATGACTTCGGAACAAGATGTGAATGTTGCACATTGGAGCAACAGGGGGAGGTCTGGTGTTTATAATTACTTGGTGGATCATCACCTTAATTAGATTAGCATCCGTGTCATCATACAAATTGGGTAGGAGCAAGGCAATCCAAAATGACCATAACATTTCCACAAAGATCTAAGACCTCATGAACAAGATTTTATAGAGGTCAACTTGTCCCTAACTGATACATTTCACCTAATATTCTTAGCATGATTCccaagaaagaagagagaagccATGGTACAAATGATATGAGATTGATAAGGTGTATCTGTATAGGCATTTGTAGAAACGCTTGGACTAGATCCCTCTATACATCACATTCCTCCAATATGAAGTctagaaaaatcaattaaaaatggGCTTCTAGATTCTTTAAGTCGGATAGAATTACagatatgataaaaaatagaaaaacttttATCAGTGACCAGTGGGATTTGTTAGCCCTATTCAGACATTGCACTTGATTAGCTAATGTTGTCCCAGTCAAGAGAAGAACAGAGCAGATATGAATTTATGTTGATTTCAGAATCTTTGTTAAGGAACAAATCAAGTGATAAAAAAGGGCAAAAAAAATCGCATGCATACGAGACAAAATTTATGTGGGTCAACAAGGAATGCCTACGTCCATGAGTGCACTAGGTGTTTTTCACTATTTGAGAAGGTTACAATTACAAGAATTATGCCcacatatttatagacaaaaactAGGACAAATAGAACTCCTAATTCGAATAGGATTTCTAATCTGTTAGGTTTCAGAAACAATTTCCTATTTAGGGTCTTCGGGCTCTGCCCCTGAGCCCCACACAAGGGGCACTGCCCCCTGGACCCCCACCCACACCCCCGCTAGCTGACCAGACAGCGGGACCCCTGTGCCAGCTTGGCGTAGGTGTCATGAATCAAATCAAGATCTACATCTCCAACATATGTCAACCTAATCATAAATGCAATAGGTGTTCATCATATGCTTAAATTTATGGACGCTTCCAATGCTTATGCCTAGACCAAGATGGTGCTGATGATGCCCAGAAAATTGCTTTTTGGAACACCACTAGGAATTTTCTTTATGTCATCATGCTATTCAGACTAAAGAATGCCCCAGAGCTACATATCAATGTTCTATGACAGCCTTATTCCATGTTTATGCTGTGGataaaaatctagaattttatGTGGCTGATTTGGTGGTCAAATCAATTACATGATCTTCTTGACCTAAAAAGGTTCTTAAGCCATTGAAAAAATACAATCCAAtgattaaatgcatatttgaaGCAAGCATAGGGAAATTTTAGGGCTTTGTCATTCATTGTCATGATAGCCTACAACAATAGCACTAAAACCTTAATCCCCATTAGGCAGGATTAAAAAATTTCTAGGAAATAAGTCTCCTAGTAAGGCAAGTCATACTGGTTCCCATGAAAATTAATCATCCTTTTTCTACATTGTTAAAGATAAGAATACCCTTTAAAATTATGGAGTCCTCGTTGGCATGTCCATGAGCGATAGTTGCCATGATGGTCGCTCTAGTACTAGAGCTTTGCTAATGCTATTGGGAGCACTTTAGTGCAAGATTTTGATGGTGGGTGGTGCAGTAATCTACTGGATCAGTTCTAAATTAACACAATGATCTATTGTATCAGCTGCATGACACAAAATGCCAAGAATGGCTACATTTTGCACTTCAAGTtgaagaagttttttttttttggctgataaggttgttgttcttgtttttatttGCATGCTTTGTCAAGTAAATCAAGTCTTAATGACTTTTACTAATTTTTCAGTTTATTCTTCAACTTTCAGGTCAAAGTTCTTGACAGAACTGCAGTTGTTACGACTAATGCAGAAACTGTTGTTGTTAAGCCCCTTGGCATTCAAGAACGCATTAATGCTGAAACTGGTGAACGCATTTAtctctttaatttattataatgcCTTAAATTTGAGATGCCAGCCCTTGCAtttataatatcattttaatcattattcAGTTTAACTTGCTTGTCCATAGGAATCATTCAGTTGTTTGTCTACATGTTTTACGTGTACCTTAATCACTTGCCAGTAGAGTggattctatttttgttttttaggttaGTGGATTCtattttaatgtaaataattaacaCATCAAAGTAAACTGGCTCACAagctttatatatgtattatgcgACCTGGATAAGGTGGTGCCTGGAGGCTGTGGCAGTTAAAATTGGACTTAGCTTTCAGCCATGGAGGTTGTCATGGACCATGGTCTGTTCAACAATCTTCTCTCAAATATGAGATGGTATATCATGATGTCACTGGTTGTCTGGTGGTTGATAGGGAGTTGGTTGCTGTTTACTAGGCGTTGGTGGTCAGTGGTAGTTACCTGTGGTGCAGTTGTGGTTGACAATTCAGGCAGCTCTGCTTGTTGTCTGACCAAGAGAAAGGCAAAAAGggtaaagaaaatgaagaaggaaggataTGGTGTTCACCAGTGATAGCACTACCAGTTTGGCAGTGGGAGAGGTTAAAATCACAGGACATgaagattatatattttgtaggTTAAATTAGTTACCCAAAAAGTTGATAAATTTGTCTTAGaagaaaaacttaaaaagtCATTTTGGACTTTTGATTACTTTCAGTTCTTCACAAATTATGACAGGGTCGGAGCTATAGTGTACCAAAAGGCACTACTATCCTAACAAGATGTGAGGTATTAGTACACATGTGCCCAAGCATAGTACACTTCATTCTAAAATAGTGAAATTAGCAATCCAGGTTTTATTTTTGATTCTCTTAAATGTTTTCTTGGGAggagtaaaaatataatataataaactCAAATTATAGATAATAGAGTTTTGACTCAAAAAGGTATAAAAATATTGGTTGTGATAGGTTAGATATACTTTGTTTTCTGATAATTCATTTGAAGGAATGTTATACTAGATTGTATTATGTCGTTAAGCATTTAATTGTTAGAAACTATATTTTTAACTGTATCTTATATTGTAATAATTATGCATACAAAGCTTACTCCTAGTGCATTTAGATCATATAGATGCCATGTTTTTGTTTCCACTGCtattcataataaagattaaCATCAAACAAGGTAGGAATAATCTTCACAAGGTACAGGACAGAGGGTTTAGTGAAAGACCTAAAATAATGACTTGTgcgtgaatttttttttttttttatgcagcAAAATATCCCCGTGGCCGGTGCTTTATTCGGCCATCCGGAACAGAGGATGTGATAAGAGTTTATGCAGAGGCAAACACAGAGGAAGCAGCAGACAAGCTAGCCACTTCTGTTGCACAACTTGTAGATCAGTTCCTTGGGTTTGGTGGCTCCTAATTGTCCATTTGGCTTGCTCACCTCGTTTTAAAACTAgatatgttgtatttttctttttcttttttttttttctttttgcgtgcaagaaagagagagagagagagagagagcttgaaggCTTCAAGGGCAATGTGCCCAACATCTTGAATTTTTCTGGATAATTAAGAGCTTCTTGACTACAACGATGGTACCATATTCTGTAATTCAAGGTTATTGCACTTTTTTGGGGGGAGGGAGAGTTACAGAACCCAGTTCGTGATTTGTATTTAGAGATTTCATTCCTACCACTTGTCTAACACATGCTGAGCAGTGGGCATTGAGATCTGGTTTTACCGTTCTGTAAGATGTTTTTAACTTAGATTGAAGTACTGCATGATTATACTGTTGCCAGATCTttgagaatttttattttctttgatagCTTGTTAGTGTTTTACTGGAGATTGCAGCTCTGATTGTGGCAAGCCCCTGCCTTAGTTTTTGTGAAACTTCTGCTGGGGATTGTCATAACTTGATTTCTGAAAGGAACAAGTTTGGAACCCATTGACTTTCCAAACTTTTTTGAACTCAATTAGGGTAACGATTTCTTAAAACCCATCAGGTCACACGTAATGAATTTTTCACTTTGGATGAGTTCTTTCCAGTTTTTGACCATGAAAATAGAgatgtttgattatttatttttatttttaaaatttttggacaATAAAAGGGTTATTAGTTATGCTGGTTGACCCCTGCCCGGGGCTGTTCCGAAAACAAACAGAAATCAAATCACAGTTACccgttaacttttatttttgaataaaaattgaaaCCGAACACACAAAATTGAACCTTTATTGTCTAACGGGTCCTCAACATCTTGAAAAGTTTGCCAAACGTTTTTACTTAAAAGACAGCCAAACAGGTACTAACATCCATCCGTTAAAAGCtagaaatttgcaaaaaaaaaaataatttatagttgCCAAAATAGTATTACCAGATCATTCTCGATCTATTGTTTGGATAGGAATTTGTAAGAATATCAATTTTCCAGGATTAGATGAGGTGCCAtccagaagaaaagaaaaataccgTGGcacttaaaatttaagaaaatgagCAGATGACTTGCTGCCCACATAACCGTTACCCTAGCTATTGTCTAACTCACAAGTGCCAGGCCAAGTCTTTTTAAGATAAGAGGACTAAAAAGCCCTCAGAAGAAGTGATTTGTGTCAGAACTTAGAAGGTCAGGAAGCATCAACACACTGTCTGGGACAAAACTAGAAACCGTGCGTTAGCCATATGTCATGCTCAtgcatttatatttttgggGTTAAATTCCACGAAGGCACAACGAGGACATGATGCAGGCAGCTATACGACATCATTGACAAGCTCATTAGGCTGCTGGTTCCCTTGGACAATTCAAGGCACAGCACAGTGTGGTTGTTCCCATTTGCGCGCGCAAAAGGAATCAAGGGCTGGCTGGCTTAGCGCCTGGCAATATAAGGATATGATGCAGGCAGGGCTATACGGCATGCTTACTGGGCTAGTTTTCTTAGGCGATTCAAGGCACAGAACACTGCGGTAGTTCCTATTTACGCACATGAGGTGTGAAGGGCTGGCTTAGCACCAGGAAGGGACTGGTTCTAGCTAAGTGCTGCTAGGGGGTATGCATGGAAATTATCTTTTCATCATACATGGTATCTATTCACCAagtaataggaaaaaaaaaaccccaccTTACAACCTAACAGATTAGCTAAATCACCATACCACCTAACAAAATATAACCCATGGACATTATCAATTGCATCAAACTAACTAATTCACTTTTTGAGATATTTATTCCAAGGCCAGAAACCACTTCAAAGGATAAAAGCACTACTACATCAAAAACTTGATTGTATAAAAGAAAACTCGAACTCCCATGAACACAGGCCTTGCCCCAATCAAGCTTTGCAGGCAGGCTTGgaatattgcatttttcacaCAAATAAAGGGTCAGTATTGTCAGAAACTGAAACccacaacaaaatcattttgggaTTCTGAAACTACCTTCCTAATGACCAGTCACTTTAATAACAATTTAACCAGTACTTTATTAACACTAATCAAAAGAGACTAATGAATCTAAAATCCTTCAAGTCAAGCCAATGCAAAAGGCATTTAAACTTTTTCCAAAGTGGCCACATAGGTCAATTCCTCAATCATAACACCAACATTTTAGCTCCACGCCCTAGCAATGCTGAAAGAAAGCCATTGAAAAGCCCATCGACGAGAGGAGCTTTATCCCCTTTGAAACTATTCAACACCTCCACCACTTTTCTCTAACAGGCCTTTTTGTCCTAACGAATCTGACACAAATTCAACACTAGAAGAGATCTGCAACTGTATGATGTTGTCGAACAGAATTTAGCTCCCCCATCAGAATAAAATTAGAACACTAGAAGCAACAGACAGACCTATCTTCCTGCACTTCAATTATACGGATTAAAGCATTTTTCTCTACTTCTTCTCTCccttttaattatcaatttcaCAGAAATGCGAAGACCAAGATAGTATCGGCGTTAACATTATAAACACAGTTCTAGAGGTCAtacattgatatatatatatgtatgtatgtatgtatatactcAAGAGAATGGAGAAGCTTGAGGAAGTAATACCGAAAACTAAAAAGAAGACAAGATGTACTAGAACCGAATCGaaccaaaattacaaataaaattaggagttttcttttcaagtttcataaaattatacaaagagCCTTTCCATGGGACTGAAAATCAATCTCGTGGCTTGTCTTACAAGACTTGGAAGGAGGGTTTCTCGGAATCGCATTTGCCATCAGAAGAGCACGCGAAACTGAGGAGCGTCGTCGCCGGTGGCAGGCAGTATCTCCCATCGGCAGGGCTCGAGGTCGTCGGAGACCGGGCAGTAGCCGGCCAGCGTAACCTTGTCGGTCGAGGCGGCCACCGACCCGAACTCGAAGACTGTAACGTCCGCGGCCGGGCGGGGCACCTCGACGGCGCCGTTCATTCCGGGCACCTCGGACGGCAGGGAAGAAGCCTTGGGGTCCGGTTTCGGGGCGGCGAAGGTGGGTTTGGGTCCGGGGGATGGAGCTTCCTTGCTGCCTCTCCACCAAGATAGAAGCCCCATgccctgagagagagagagagagagagagagagagagatgaatcaACTTACTGGTCTAGGGTTGCACGAAACACTCCGATATAGTGATGATATTTGAGTTAGGTTTGCGCTTTGTTTGAGCTTTAGCGATGGATAATGAGATATGTgcgtatatataaattatgtgtctttcttaaaatttaaaatgacgtcatctctctctctctctctcattctttcttttttcattagTTAAATTAGATCAATTGTAtattacttttttattgttcataaaaaaaataattattatttttaaaaaaaaattcaaaatacttTTCACCTCTTTATCTCATTTATCTtctgtaattaaaaaaataaaaaataaaaacaaacaataatatttattataatttatcgACATTAAAATCTCAtataataaaggaaaaaaaatatgtgttatttttttaaataatgccATGGCAATATCCTCTCATGCACCAATTCTCTTTCATCTCTATGATcaactttgtttctttttttttttttctttgctcgTTTTCACTTATAAAGAATCTTACGAttgaattcaaaaattaccaaatgaaaggaaaaagagaaggaatCTACCCTAACTTcgttgtttcttttttgttcaaTTTGTGCATTGAAcaaattttgtttgatttttctgtAATTGTAGGTGTTGAACTTGTCACTATACACACACATGTCAGAAGATGATTATTTGAAAACATAATAGAAGATGGGTTATGGGACTTGATAATGGAatggaaatgagagaaaataggCAAGAGATGAGAGTTTAAATACGATGATAAAAtagtttatttatgtaataaaTTAATAGTATGGatgtttagtattttttttaatatgtaagAGATATTCCTAtctattgtcaaaattaaaggtttttgatgtaatttaacttttttatttaaataaataataaataattttcttttttatttactcaAAAGCATTAGATGGTTAAGGTTTTGAAGCTAAATTATTAAGTAGGCATACccttataaataattaatgtatttACTTTCTTTGATAGAAATCAAAAAGTCTCATCTCGCTAATtatactcttaattttttttttcaaaaaagtaaagaaaaagaaaccttTGTAAATAAATCTCACTCAACTCTTATATTAATATGTAGTGTTGTCCCATATCATATTGTAAGTTTAATAAAGCCAATTTGATGCTCATTTTCTTAGTGCTCACTGCACACACCAAGCATCTAAGTTactataaataatttgataacaTTATTAACTCTTTGCcactaaatttttctttttttttaagattgtCGACTGGTTAAAATAAACTATaacatgttttcaaaataaagtcAATCAATTTTAGTGCATATCTTCTAAATTAATGTTTCATAATTAAACAATCAATTGCTttctaaacttaaaaaaattattgactactttttcaaatttcaaaataaaaggtcGACTGCCTATTGAAACTATCGACAATTTATGTTCAAAAAATTACTAATGGCTAGTTTCCTATAGATTGTCTTCTTGCTATTTTTGTTCTTCAACGGCCAAAAATCTGTAAGGATATTCAAGACTATAGTCATTTTGAAGATCAAATGAACTCATTAAAAGGAAAGGCTTGCACATTTTAAAGAAGAGACCTTCATTGTTtcaatttgttatttttcaagcCTTGTTATTATCCTATAAAATCATTTTAGCCTTGTTGTGTTGAGATTCTTATGTCAAGTgttgtattttctattattctttGTAAGAGTTTCCTAAAAGGAAGTGTTAGCAAGCTAACGATTGTATTGGACTGTAGTTTGTAGTTCTGTTTTTATTTAGTGGATTTGAAAATCTCTAACTTGATGATAAAGTGGATGTAGGCTGGAAAAAGGCCAAACCACGATAAATTATTTGTATCTCTTATGTATTTAATCTTTCTAAGCATTACATCGCACTTTCATTAAAACTCTTTTGCATAAAATCATATGTTGCTTATCattctgaaattaatttttaaaatcatccAAATTTTTATTCACCTAATTCACCCCCTGTTGAATGTGTGATGTCATATGTGTTAAAGTCTATCAAACACAAAGTAGTTCAATAGGTTGAGGAACTTCAATGGATATGTCATGCAATAAATTTGTTAGTTAGATAAAGTAGTTCAATAGGTTGAGGAACTTCAATGGATAAGTCATGCAATAAATTTGTTAGTTAGACAACTTCTTTTATTGCTTGAGACATAGCCTTATATTCTGCTTCTGTGATTGAGACTGCCACCGTTTATACTTTTTGGATCTCCACGTCGATGGTGCATACCCTAGAAAAGTTGCAAACCCAATGATTGACCTTCTAGTGGTAGGGCATGTGGCCCAATCAGAGTCATAAAAGACTTAGTTTCAACATGTTGTTCTTTGAAAAATAGATACCTTGCCCAAGGTTCTTCAAGTAACAAACCAACCATTTTGACATAACCATATAAGGTTGTCGGGATTTAACATAAATTAGTTACAAAGATATACATTGAATGTTATGCTCGTCCTCATCATTGTTATACAACAATATTCCAATTAGATGATGATACATCAAAGGTTGGTCGAGAGGATCCCTTTCTATAGCTAATAATCCATGCTGTTGTGGTATGGAAAACTCAGTTGTTTTGGCATCACGTACACCTACTTTTGATAAGATATCTCtagcatatttttattattgagatATATTCCCTCTTTGGTTTGTTTAACCTCCAATCCAAGAAAATAGCATAATGGCCCTAAGTGTTTGATGTTAAAAGTACTTTGTAAGTATTTCTTAAAGTAAATGCATTTGTCCTTATTATCCTCTACATGTATCAAGTCATCTACGTAATAAGCACGATTAGCATACTACCTTTTGCGAAGAATGTAAATAAGGAATTGTCTGAAAGACTTTTCTTAAAGTCATATTTGATTAGAGCTTCTCTCAATTTTCCAAATCATTGTTTGGAAGTATGCTTTAAATTGTGCAACGACTTGTGAAGTTCACATACTAAACCCTTTTCTAATTTCTCATGGCCTTTTCGAAGTTTCTTGAACATTTCTTCATCTAAATCTCCATTAAAAAATGCATTGTTAATGTCAAGTTGGTGAAGTTCCATTCTTTGATAGCGGCAACTATAAAAAAGCATTTTATTATGGCAAACTTGGCTACTAGAGTAAAAGTTTTATTGTAGTTGAGCCCTTCGACTTGGCTATATCCTTTTGCAACAAGGCAAGCCTTATAGTGTTCGACTGGGCCATCtaggttatattttattttgaaaatccatTTAGATCCTATGGCCTTTTTGCCTTTTGATTAGggatattcaaaaaaattggctCACCTTGAAAATAGGTCGAATCATAACGCACCACGCAATTTTTTTGGTGAGCGGTTCGGCACAATTTGATAAAACCCCAAACTGTGTTGTTTGCGATTTGGAAATTTTGCAGTTCGGTTCAAAATCGAACCGCCCGagtaatatttaataataaaaaaattaaaaaataaatgataaaatatatatatataaaaaaaaaaaggtgtgcTCGTATATTGTTACATTTGATATAAATCTCATATATTAAATTTCTGAGTTCAATTCTTAAAGTATCTTGTTTTAACAGAAAGTAATAGATTCATTTGATTTCTAGGGTACTCCAAAAAGTGATTTGGTGCATTTTGTTGAGTGCATGCCGAACAGCGAAAATCAAACCACACCAAACTGCAAAAACTAAGCATTCAACAAACCGCGAAAATCGCACTGCAAAATGTGGTGCAGTTTCCCCTCACCAAATCCAACCGTGCGATTTGATTTTATAAGAAAATCGCATATGCAGTTTGGcatattgaaaatataaaaaatcggCCAAATCGAATCATGCACACCCCTCTTTTGGTAGTTGGACCAAGCTCCAAGTTTCATTATCTATCAATGCCTTTAGCTCCTTATCCATCGCCTCTTTCCACTTCGGGTTCTCCATGGCCTTTTCAAAGCTACCAGGCCTTTCCTCCAATTTTGAGTTTCACTCATGTGTGCCTGAAGGTGTGCTAGCATTATTTAACACATAGTCGCCATATCTTGTAGGCAACCTCTTTTCCTTATTGGCATCCCTTAATTAGTgctctcatttctttctataTGATTCTATCTGaattttccctttcttcttctatgTTGCCATCCGAGTATCTTCATGATTCATGTTTTGATCATTGTCTTTCTTTAATACCCATGCGGGTCATCTTCAATTCGAAAGTCCATTGTAAAACTTGGCCTAATCAATAGTTCTTCCCTTTGGTGTTCAAAGTACTTgtcttaaaatgaaaaaaggtCTTCATAGAACATAGCGTCTCTAGAATCATAGatctttctattttcaatttGCATTACCTTATATCCTTTCTTTTCGGTATTGTATCCCAAAAATACACACCTTCGTGCTCTTGCAAAGAATTTATCTAAATGCTTGGATTTGATGAAGACATAACATAAGCACCCAAAGATGCGTAGATGCTCATAATTAGACTTCTCATGGAACAAGATCTCATAAGGCAATTTTTCGTCTAGCCTTGGTGTTGGAAGCAGAATGATGAGCTGAGTTGCAGCCATGACACATTTACCCCAATATTTCAATGGTAAATTGGACTAAAATCTAAGGGCACGAGCTATTTCAAGAAGGTACTTGTGCTTTAGTCCcaccacaccattttgttgtggtgtatgtGGGCAAGAAGTTTGGTGAATCATTCCCTATCCTAAGATAAACTTTTTGTAGCTTTAATTTGGAGAGGAACTCATTCGCATTAATCTTTTCTCTGTTTGGTAGTGATATCTGAATTGGATCAATTGGTCTTTTACTGGTTTCCATTAACGTTGCATTTGATAGTACATAATTTGATGCAGCTTTATCTAAAATCCAGCATATATGTTCAGTCATGGATTTAGAGACCTTACCAATGAAGTTTATGGTGAGCGTGCTTTGTTTTTCTCCACCTAGCAATACTAGCAACTGCTCAAATTGCTTTTGAGAGAGGTTTGATGGGTTCAATAACAAAGGTTGCTGGACATTCTATTGTGGTTGTTCTTCGTTCTTTTGTTCTGAAGTTGCTGCATTAGCCACAGTTCTCCTTTTCTTTGAGTGATCGGGTTTCTTATAGTGTTCACATCTTGGTTTTCTATTTTGCTCCTTTCCTTTGTAGTTATTTGTATGCACCTTGAAGGTTGTGATTTCAGTGGGAAGGTGCCCCATCTCTCTACCTCTTCAGATGCCAAGAAAGAATACACATTATCCCCCACGAGCATAGCCTAGCGGTTGAGGGCGAGCACGAATTGCTCTTAAAAAGGCATTGGACTGTAAACTGCTATTTAGTCAGTTGTAGGTTCTGTGTTCGAATTTTGGTCCTGGGTTTCGTGATTTAACCCCTCTACAGAAATCTTAGGGCTGAGCTGCGAGGGCCCCCAGggtgagggatttcaccttttgccCCCAAAGAAAAAATACACACTAATAAAAGATGGTAATTGATCTTTACATAATAAATTTGACCTAACTATGTTGTAGGCTAGTCCTATCAAGAATTGGTGGAGTCTCTCTTCCTCATTCTCTGTTGCCATCACACCACAAGTACACCTTGTGTAGTCATCTTTGTGTGGTTTGGCAAATCTTAAAAGACATTCCCAAAGGTCTCTCATCTTGGCATAATAAAGAGAGATAATCATGTCCCCATATCGCACATTTGCTATCTCTCTCTTACTTCTTG contains the following coding sequences:
- the LOC127813326 gene encoding uncharacterized protein LOC127813326, translating into MGLLSWWRGSKEAPSPGPKPTFAAPKPDPKASSLPSEVPGMNGAVEVPRPAADVTVFEFGSVAASTDKVTLAGYCPVSDDLEPCRWEILPATGDDAPQFRVLF